The stretch of DNA TCGTCGTGTGTTACTCATCCACTGCTCCTGTTTGAGTCAGGATAGTAGCTTAACTGGGTATCCACAACTTTGTAGCAGGATCAGGCCTCATCCGGGCAAAGAGGCATTGCGATACAGAATTGAAGACGCCCGCACGTTCCTCCAACGCATAGGAGTCAGCAAACCATGAACGCCATGAAGTATAAGGGTTATTACGCCAAGGTTGAGTTTGTTTCTGAAGACAGAATATTCGTCGGGCACATCATTGGTATCAAGGATATCGTCGGTTTCCATGGCGAATCCGTCTCCGAGTTGGAGCAATCCTTCCACGAAGCCGTGGATAACTACCTTTCAGCGTGTGCTTCAATTGGGCAACAGCCTGACCGCCCTTATTCTGGTCGCCTGACACTGCGACTCTCTCCCGAAGTGCATGCCGCCGTAGTTGCCGCAGCGGAGACCACCAATACAAGTGTCAATAAATGGGTTGTGGACACCCTTAAGAACGCGACACACGCATGACGAACTTCAGGCAGGCGCCCCGCGGTGAAATGCAAAGGGTTGAATGTCGAGTGTATTTGAGGTCTTATTCTGTTGGCTTGATGTGCCAGAATCTGTCAGCGACGCAGAAGCGTTACAGATTCCAATCTAGCGAGCAGCAGATGTAGGCGAGATGGAATCGAGCCGTACACATGCACGTTACAAGGTGCTGCAAGCCCTGCCTGAGGCACCCTCTGGTCCCGTGAAAGGTTGCACCCTTGGAGGCAAAGTGCTGCGGCGCGGAGTTTGGATTGGCAAGGGCGTGTTGGTGAACTGCGACTGTTTAGCAGGCTTGCACAGTATCTGGATTGGCAGTGTTAACCGCACTGATGAAATTTTTCCAAAGCAAAACCCCCGGAGCCAATGCGTCCGGGGGCTTGTTTTTGAATATGAATTAATGAAGATATATGGATGGCTATTTTGTTGCCACGCGGTTGCGGCGCGTAAAGACAATAAGGCCTATGATGCCGGAACCAAAAAGGAGGAAGGCGGAGGGTTCCGGTGTGGGAATGGGGCCCCCAGGTCCTGTTGCCGTTTCTACATTCAGTATGTGGAAGGCATAGAAGTCCTGATTAACTCCATAAGCAGATGGCTCTAATGCGGTGAGGAGTATAGGGTATTCGTCTTGCAAAAAGAATCCGTCAGATAAATTTGTTCCGTTGTTAAAATTATTATACACTGTCATGGTGAGGATGTAGTTTCCCGGGTCAAGAAACACTGATAAGAACGTGTCCCACACTCCGTGAGTATATGAAACTCCGTTTGAAGTAGTTGATCCTGTGTATAGTCCATCATCTTGCAATGCTATTATATTACCAAACTCATCCCAGAGCGCAAGCGTGGGGTCAAAGCCACCATCATCCCATGACGATGAGAAAAATGTTCTGGTGTCAGATGTGAGGACTGAAAAGTTAAACTGAAGAATCTCGTTGTGGTAGCGTATGGTTCCAAAGTAGTCGTAGTCCGCTGCCTTTGCGGTGGAGGCTGTGATTGCCAGCAATCCCACCACAATGAAGTATAGTGTGCGTCTCATAATTTCCCCCTGATCTGCCTAAGCAAGAAGTGTTCCTCCAGGAACTATTCGGTTTTGTACACTATTCTTTCTGGAACCCGATGGAAGTGTTAACTTTTCCGACAAAAGTGTGGGCATATTTTACAACAAATCGATACTGTTATCTCATGTTGTGCCTCCCGTTTTTTGAATACGTGAACGGCTTTTGGTGTTCACGCATCACGCTTATCAGCGAGCCCGTTCCAGCCCGCTGCTTGCGCCCTTTGCACTCGGCTGCTGCCTTGTTGCGTGTGAGTACACCACCCTTGGCGGCAAAGGGCAGTTGCGCGGATTTTCGGTGTGATTGGCGGAGAAATTATTGAGATGATTACACGCCCTGCGCACTAAAGAGCTTCGGCACAAAGAAAGAGGGTGGCTGACTTTCGATTTGACTTTGCAATTATTACCACCGGTGGTATGGTTTACCTTCGTAATCCCTGTGTTCTTCAGAATCTCCCTGTTACGCAGGCGGTTCGATATGGCTGAGGTTGCACGGCGATATGACGTTTGAGGGCAATTTCATTTTTGATATGTTAGCAGCGATGGAGATGCGTATGGCAATGCTCGATTCTTTGACTCTCCGCAGCAAGCTGCTTTCCGGCTTTGCGGTGGTAACGATTTTATCAATATTTATAGGTGTTTTTGGCGTGTATGAGATGAAGACAATTGATGAAAACGATACCATGCTCTATGAAACTGCAACTGTCCCTCTGGCAGATATTGGGCAGATAGCTGTCGCCTTTCAGCGTATCCGGCTGAATGTGCGTGAAGCCGCAACGGCGGAAGATTTAACTCATGTCCAGCAAAGCACTGAGCGGATTCGCGGTTTTCAGAAGGTTATCTCGGATCGGCTCGAACGGTTTGCACCGGCCATGCAGCATACCCCGGAAGACCGCAAGCTGCTGGAAAGCCTGCGAAGTGCCCGTGAGGAATATCTCGCCATGACCGAGCAGGTGCTGAAGCTGGCCGAAGCGGGGAACAGGAGTGAAGCCCGCGCGTTGGTGGACGGTGCCATGCGCGAAACAGCGCGCAGATATCAGACGATTATTGATGAGGTTCAACTGCTGAAGGAGAATCGGGCCAAGGAAATTTCAGACAGCAACACCGCAGAAGCCGAGTACGCGACCATGGTCATGTACATTATTCTGGGGTGTATTGTGGCGCTTTCGGCAGGTACGGCCCTGTTCATAACCGCCAATGTGTCTTCGCAACTGGGTGAAGACCCGGGCTACCTGTACGGCGTGGCGTCCGCCATTGCCGGCGGGAACCTGAATGTGGCTTTCCGCCCCCAAAAGAAGGAAGGCGGAGTGTACGCCGTGATGCAGGGCATGGTGAAAACCATGAAGGCCAAGATTGCCGAAGCTGAGCAAAAAACTGCTGAAGCTGCAGAAGAAGCCCGCCGTGCCCAAGTTGCCATGGAAGAAGCCAACGAGGCCAAAGCCCGTGCAGAGCGTGCCAAGGCTGAAGGGATGATGCAGGCGGCAACCCAGCTTGAGGGCGTGGTGGAGATTATCAGCACTGCCAGCGAGGAGCTTTCCGCACAGGTGGAGCAGTCCAGCAGGGGAACGGAAGTGCAGTCCCAGCGAGTGGGTGAAACCGCCACCGCCATGGAACAGATGAATGCCACCGTGCTGGAAGTGGCCCGTAATGCATCCGAGGCATCTGAAGCAACAGGCGTTGCCCGAGCCAAGGCCGCAGAAGGTGCGAATGTTGTCTCGCAGGCTGTGAAGAGTATAACGGAAGTGCAGCAGGCCTCTGCGGTGATGAAGAACGATATGGGCACCCTTGGCAAGCAGGCGGAAGGTATAGGCCAGATCATGAATGTTATTTCCGACATTGCGGATCAGACCAACCTGCTGGCCCTGAACGCGGCCATAGAGGCTGCCCGCGCGGGAGACGCCGGGCGTGGATTTGCCGTTGTGGCCGACGAGGTGCGCAAGCTGGCGGAAAAGACCATGACCGCCACCAAGGAAGTGGGGCAGGCCGTTGCAGACATACAACAGGGCACCCGCAAGAACTTGGAGAACGTGGAGCATTCCGTCTCTGCCATAGGGCAGGCCACGGAACTTGCCGAAAAGTCCGGTCAGGCGTTGCAGGAGATTGTCCGGTTGGTGGAACGGGCAGCTGATCAGGTGCGGGGCATAGCCACCGCAAGCGAGGAGCAGTCCTCCGCCAGTGAGCAGATAAACCGCAGCGTGGAAGAGATTGACCAGATATCGCAGGAAACGGCCAGCGCCATGAACCAGTCCGCGCAAGCCATAGGTGAACTGGCGGAACAGGCGCAAAATCTGCGCAGACTTATTGAGGAAATGAAGAAGGGATAGTTTTTCCCGCTCCCTTACGCAGAGAATAAAAGCCTCCCCCGACGCGCAGTGCTCCGGGGGAGGCTCTGTTTTTTATAAAGGGGGGAAAGGGTGGTTTATGCCTTGCCGGAGGCGATGAGCACCTTGGCAGGGCGCAGCAGGCGCTCCTTCAGCCGATACCCCTTTTGCATGACCTGCTTTACATGTCCTTCCGGTGTGCAGTCGCAGGGTTCCTGACCGATGGCTTCATGAATTTCCGGATTGAATGGCTCACCCGGCGTGCCCACGGGAACAAGCCCGTGCTGGGCTACGGCATCCAGCAGCAGTTTTTGGGTCATGTCCACACCGATGAGCATATCTTTGCAGCCTTCCAGCTTGCGCCCGTAGTCAATGGCAAGGCCCAGATTGTCCAGCGTGGGCAGCAGCCCTGCAAGAACACCTTCCGCCGCGTATTTGGCGTGTTCTTCCTTTTCGCGCTGCAGTCGTTTTTTGAAGTTGTCCATCTCCGCCAGTGCCCGCAGGCGCTGTTCATCCGCGCTGACCTTTTCGTTGCAGGCAGGACAGACCCGCGCCTTGCACAGGGCAATGAGCTCCTCGTCGGTCAGTTCAATGGTGGTTTCCTGCGCGGGGGCATCTTCTCTGGTCTTGTGCAACTGCTCTGCGGCTTCCTCGCTCAGTTCAACCGTATCTTTTACCATGGGGATCTATGCTCCTTGAGAGATGAAAGGTCCGGTCCCGCTAAGCGGAAAACCGGTCTTTAAGCAGGGTGGAAAGGGATTTTGAAATACAGTCCACAACAGGCACAACCGTGCCATAATCCATGCGCAGGGGGCCTATAACGCTCACCACGCCAAGAGGTGTGTCGCCGCCATAGGGCGCGCTTATCACGCTCAGCCCCACCAGTTCCCGGTCTGCGCCTGATTCTTTAGGTCTTACGGCAGCGTGGTATGCTGTCAGCCTTCCCGGCAGCGCGTGGCGTTCACCTTCTCGTGCTGTCCCGGCCATGAGATGCCGGGAGCTGATTCCGGTTCTGCCTTTGCCGTAGCTGGCTCCCGTTTCATCAAAGAGAGTCTGGTCGGGGTCAACCTCGCCGGGATTCTCTGCAAGGGAAGGGGCAATGGAGACAGACACATCCGTACCCCGCATGGTGCTGTCCAGCAGCCTGAGCAGGCGGGAACGTTCTTCAAGCAGGGCAAGCAGCTCGCGCATGCGGCCGGAATCGGTGAATTCTGCCTTGTCCAGCAGGGTCAGGGTGCCGTCTACAAAAATTTGCCGTTCTTCTTCCTGCTGGTCGCTGAAGGCCAGCCGCGCCAGAAGCAGGGCGCGGCTGCACAGCTGCTCCAGATGCGCCTCCGCGTTGTGCATTTCGTTCAGAATGCGCAGGCGGGCTTCGGAAAGGGTAAGGCCCGTGTAATGACAGTTCAGATAGTTGGCAAAACTTGTCAGTTCATCGGCGGTGACATGTCCCTCCACCGGAACCACCCGGTTACGCACAATGCCGCCATCCAGAACCAGCACGGCCAGAACAAGCTTGTCCGCCAGAAGGGCGAAATCTACGCGCCGCCAGCGCACATCGTTGCCGCCGGGGGCAAGCACCAATGCCACCTGATGCGACAGCGAGGAAACCATGGCAGATGCCTGCTGCAGCATCTGGCTTATTTCCAGCCCCTGCTGCGTGAGGCGCGAAAGTATCTCTCCCTTTTCCTCGCGTGATATGGGGCGCAGCCGTAGCAGCGAATCTACATACACCCGGAACGCCTTGGCCGTGGGAATGCGCCCCGCAGAGGTGTGGGGCTGTTCCAGATAGCCCTTGTCCGTCAGGTCTGCCATGGTGTTTCGCATGCTCGCGGCAGAAAGGCGCAGCCGCGAGGCACCGGCAACAGTGCGGGACCCCACGGGCAGGGCCGTTTCGATGTAGGATTCGATGATTGTGGAAAGCACATCGGCTTCGCGCTTGGCGAGAGTCATGGAAGCACCTTGGGTTGCCTGAATAGCCGTAATTTCCGTGAACGGACGAACCGTTGCGGTCTGCTGCGC from Desulfovibrio psychrotolerans encodes:
- a CDS encoding type II toxin-antitoxin system HicB family antitoxin, which encodes MNAMKYKGYYAKVEFVSEDRIFVGHIIGIKDIVGFHGESVSELEQSFHEAVDNYLSACASIGQQPDRPYSGRLTLRLSPEVHAAVVAAAETTNTSVNKWVVDTLKNATHA
- a CDS encoding DVUA0089 family protein gives rise to the protein MRRTLYFIVVGLLAITASTAKAADYDYFGTIRYHNEILQFNFSVLTSDTRTFFSSSWDDGGFDPTLALWDEFGNIIALQDDGLYTGSTTSNGVSYTHGVWDTFLSVFLDPGNYILTMTVYNNFNNGTNLSDGFFLQDEYPILLTALEPSAYGVNQDFYAFHILNVETATGPGGPIPTPEPSAFLLFGSGIIGLIVFTRRNRVATK
- a CDS encoding HAMP domain-containing methyl-accepting chemotaxis protein; this encodes MAMLDSLTLRSKLLSGFAVVTILSIFIGVFGVYEMKTIDENDTMLYETATVPLADIGQIAVAFQRIRLNVREAATAEDLTHVQQSTERIRGFQKVISDRLERFAPAMQHTPEDRKLLESLRSAREEYLAMTEQVLKLAEAGNRSEARALVDGAMRETARRYQTIIDEVQLLKENRAKEISDSNTAEAEYATMVMYIILGCIVALSAGTALFITANVSSQLGEDPGYLYGVASAIAGGNLNVAFRPQKKEGGVYAVMQGMVKTMKAKIAEAEQKTAEAAEEARRAQVAMEEANEAKARAERAKAEGMMQAATQLEGVVEIISTASEELSAQVEQSSRGTEVQSQRVGETATAMEQMNATVLEVARNASEASEATGVARAKAAEGANVVSQAVKSITEVQQASAVMKNDMGTLGKQAEGIGQIMNVISDIADQTNLLALNAAIEAARAGDAGRGFAVVADEVRKLAEKTMTATKEVGQAVADIQQGTRKNLENVEHSVSAIGQATELAEKSGQALQEIVRLVERAADQVRGIATASEEQSSASEQINRSVEEIDQISQETASAMNQSAQAIGELAEQAQNLRRLIEEMKKG
- a CDS encoding nucleotide exchange factor GrpE, which produces MVKDTVELSEEAAEQLHKTREDAPAQETTIELTDEELIALCKARVCPACNEKVSADEQRLRALAEMDNFKKRLQREKEEHAKYAAEGVLAGLLPTLDNLGLAIDYGRKLEGCKDMLIGVDMTQKLLLDAVAQHGLVPVGTPGEPFNPEIHEAIGQEPCDCTPEGHVKQVMQKGYRLKERLLRPAKVLIASGKA
- the hrcA gene encoding heat-inducible transcriptional repressor HrcA, with protein sequence MTLAKREADVLSTIIESYIETALPVGSRTVAGASRLRLSAASMRNTMADLTDKGYLEQPHTSAGRIPTAKAFRVYVDSLLRLRPISREEKGEILSRLTQQGLEISQMLQQASAMVSSLSHQVALVLAPGGNDVRWRRVDFALLADKLVLAVLVLDGGIVRNRVVPVEGHVTADELTSFANYLNCHYTGLTLSEARLRILNEMHNAEAHLEQLCSRALLLARLAFSDQQEEERQIFVDGTLTLLDKAEFTDSGRMRELLALLEERSRLLRLLDSTMRGTDVSVSIAPSLAENPGEVDPDQTLFDETGASYGKGRTGISSRHLMAGTAREGERHALPGRLTAYHAAVRPKESGADRELVGLSVISAPYGGDTPLGVVSVIGPLRMDYGTVVPVVDCISKSLSTLLKDRFSA